Proteins encoded within one genomic window of Brachybacterium avium:
- a CDS encoding LLM class flavin-dependent oxidoreductase yields MQFGIFTIADITPDPTTGRIPTENERLRSVVEQGRLAEEVGLDVFAIGEHHNPPFVTSSPTTTLAYLGAQTERIILSTATTLITTNDPVKIAEDYAMLQHLTGGRVDLVLGRGNTGPVYPWFGQDIRKGVEIAIENYDLLRRLWSEDVVDWEGRFRTPLQQFTSTPRPLDGVAPFVWHGSIRSPQIAEQAAYYGDGFLHNNIFWPMSHTRQMVQLYRERYAHYGHGTAAQAYVGLGGQAFMRKNSQDAVGEFRPYFDHAPVYGGGPSMEDFTAQTPLTVGSPEQVIERYLSMADSVGDYQRQMFLMDHAGLPQKTVLEQIELLGTEVVPVLRRELDARRPADVPAGPTHTARVAAAAAKDGAFDDAYKFETGDNWTGLRAEDARNLYPSQPPPLFAFERITS; encoded by the coding sequence ATGCAGTTCGGAATCTTCACCATCGCCGACATCACCCCGGACCCCACCACCGGCAGGATCCCGACCGAGAACGAGCGTCTGCGGTCCGTGGTCGAGCAGGGCCGGCTCGCCGAGGAGGTGGGCCTGGACGTGTTCGCGATCGGCGAGCACCACAACCCGCCCTTCGTCACCTCCTCCCCCACCACCACGCTGGCCTACCTCGGTGCGCAGACGGAGCGGATCATCCTCTCCACCGCGACCACGCTGATCACCACCAACGACCCGGTGAAGATCGCCGAGGACTACGCGATGCTGCAGCACCTCACCGGGGGTCGTGTCGATCTGGTCCTGGGCCGCGGCAACACCGGCCCGGTCTACCCCTGGTTCGGCCAGGACATCCGCAAGGGCGTCGAGATCGCGATCGAGAACTACGATCTGCTGCGGCGGCTGTGGAGCGAGGACGTCGTGGACTGGGAGGGTCGGTTCCGCACCCCGCTGCAGCAGTTCACCTCCACCCCGCGCCCGCTGGACGGCGTGGCACCCTTCGTGTGGCACGGCTCGATCCGCTCCCCGCAGATCGCCGAGCAGGCCGCGTACTACGGCGACGGCTTCCTGCACAACAACATCTTCTGGCCCATGAGCCACACCAGGCAGATGGTCCAGCTGTATCGCGAGCGCTACGCGCACTACGGCCATGGCACGGCCGCCCAGGCCTACGTGGGCCTCGGCGGCCAGGCGTTCATGCGCAAGAACTCCCAGGATGCCGTGGGCGAGTTCAGGCCCTACTTCGACCACGCCCCGGTCTACGGCGGCGGCCCCTCGATGGAGGACTTCACCGCTCAGACCCCGCTGACCGTCGGCTCCCCCGAGCAGGTCATCGAGCGCTACCTGTCCATGGCGGACAGCGTCGGCGACTACCAGCGCCAGATGTTCCTCATGGACCACGCGGGCCTCCCGCAGAAGACGGTGCTCGAGCAGATCGAGCTGCTGGGCACCGAGGTGGTCCCCGTCCTGCGTCGCGAGCTCGATGCCCGCCGTCCGGCCGACGTCCCCGCAGGCCCCACCCACACCGCCCGGGTCGCCGCCGCCGCGGCGAAGGACGGGGCCTTCGACGACGCCTACAAGTTCGAGACCGGCGACAACTGGACCGGCCTGCGCGCCGAGGACGCCCGGAACTTATACCCGTCCCAGCCCCCTCCCCTTTTCGCTTTCGAGAGGATCACCTCATGA
- a CDS encoding CE1759 family FMN reductase yields the protein MTSYRLLALTAGLSTPSSTRMLTDQLARESAAALGKDGAGVEVTTVELREYAHDITDALLTRFPGERLALVLEQIRAADAVIAVTPVFNVGPSGLFTMFFDAVDMELWRNKPLLLGATAGTARHSLAIDYAIRPMFGYLKSEVVPTAVFAASSDLGADTEGQADGTPLIARVRRAATELAVMLRAGLVDAPETGAAAESSGESGTTPAPTAGLDPEFADFVPMGTLLGHG from the coding sequence ATGACCAGCTACCGCCTCCTGGCCCTCACCGCCGGGCTCTCCACTCCCAGCTCCACCCGGATGCTCACCGATCAGCTCGCCCGCGAATCCGCGGCAGCGCTCGGGAAGGACGGCGCCGGGGTCGAGGTGACCACGGTGGAGCTGCGCGAGTACGCCCACGACATCACCGACGCTCTGCTGACCCGCTTCCCCGGCGAGCGCCTGGCGCTGGTCCTCGAGCAGATCCGCGCCGCGGATGCGGTCATCGCGGTCACCCCGGTCTTCAACGTCGGCCCCTCGGGCCTGTTCACGATGTTCTTCGACGCGGTGGACATGGAGCTGTGGCGGAACAAGCCGCTGCTGCTGGGCGCGACCGCCGGCACGGCACGGCACTCGCTCGCGATCGACTACGCGATCCGCCCGATGTTCGGCTACCTCAAGTCGGAGGTGGTGCCCACCGCGGTCTTCGCAGCCTCCTCCGATCTCGGGGCCGACACCGAGGGTCAGGCCGACGGGACACCGCTGATCGCGAGGGTGCGCCGGGCGGCCACGGAGCTGGCGGTGATGCTCCGGGCCGGGCTCGTCGACGCCCCGGAGACCGGGGCCGCCGCGGAGAGCTCCGGGGAATCCGGCACCACGCCCGCTCCCACAGCGGGCCTGGATCCGGAGTTCGCGGATTTCGTGCCGATGGGGACGCTGCTGGGCCACGGCTGA
- a CDS encoding sulfatase: MPTPTPDQPNILLIISDDHGYADRSSRGSADARTPQLDRLAAEGTVFDQGYVTAPICSPSRAGLIAGAHQQRWGARWFDTSAFPPAPRQVMPEVLGEAGYRTGYFGKVHYGPERPGDRACPENHGFDQSLYGLAGLSMGRLHYLHHSREAARDYGEAADAHGVSPLYENGREVDCEEHLTVEFTDRAIDFMGTGASGDTDETASGDADEAQDPFFCMVAFNAVHNFAWQLPEDELEARALPRHDDFDPAAMDYVDWYDGAISPRLENGRAYYLAQLEIMDREIGRMLDHLEATGRRERTLVVYLTDNGGSTCNYGNNAPLDGTKYSLFEGGVRVPMILSQPGTVPSGARSAALVTAMDLLPTFAAAAGAEVPPSNPIDGTDLRPVWEGRSAGHEALHFDTGFQWAVRTPEWKLRGVDPTTGHRDHLLAVEHTDIGQGLTLVPMGSDPAPGSESAAADVSAQHPEVVAELTALHEQWRESLQAV, from the coding sequence ATGCCCACCCCGACCCCAGATCAACCGAACATCCTGCTGATCATCTCGGATGATCACGGGTATGCCGACCGCTCCTCGCGCGGCAGCGCCGACGCCCGCACCCCGCAGCTGGACCGCCTCGCAGCCGAGGGGACGGTCTTCGATCAGGGCTACGTCACCGCCCCGATCTGCTCCCCCTCCCGGGCCGGTCTCATCGCCGGCGCCCATCAGCAGCGCTGGGGTGCCCGCTGGTTCGACACCTCCGCCTTCCCGCCCGCCCCGCGGCAGGTCATGCCCGAGGTGCTGGGGGAGGCCGGGTACCGCACCGGCTACTTCGGGAAGGTCCACTACGGACCCGAGCGCCCAGGGGACCGGGCGTGCCCCGAGAACCACGGCTTCGACCAGAGCCTCTACGGCCTGGCCGGGCTCAGCATGGGCCGCCTGCACTACCTCCACCACTCCCGCGAGGCGGCCCGGGACTACGGGGAGGCCGCCGACGCGCACGGGGTCAGCCCGCTGTACGAGAACGGCCGCGAGGTGGACTGCGAGGAGCACCTGACGGTCGAGTTCACCGATCGCGCGATCGATTTCATGGGTACGGGTGCGAGCGGGGACACCGACGAGACCGCGAGCGGAGACGCCGACGAGGCGCAGGACCCGTTCTTCTGCATGGTCGCCTTCAACGCGGTGCACAACTTCGCCTGGCAGCTGCCGGAGGACGAGCTCGAGGCCCGCGCCCTGCCCCGACATGACGACTTCGATCCCGCTGCCATGGACTACGTCGACTGGTACGACGGTGCGATCTCGCCGCGGCTCGAGAACGGGCGCGCGTACTACCTCGCCCAGCTCGAGATCATGGATCGGGAGATCGGTCGGATGCTCGACCATCTCGAGGCCACCGGGCGCAGGGAGCGCACCCTGGTCGTCTACCTCACCGATAACGGTGGCTCCACCTGCAATTATGGGAACAATGCACCGCTGGACGGCACCAAGTACAGCCTCTTCGAGGGCGGGGTGCGCGTGCCGATGATCCTCTCGCAGCCCGGCACGGTCCCGAGCGGCGCGCGGTCCGCGGCGCTGGTGACGGCGATGGACCTGCTGCCCACCTTCGCCGCGGCCGCCGGAGCGGAGGTGCCGCCGTCGAACCCGATCGACGGCACGGATCTGCGGCCGGTCTGGGAGGGACGCAGCGCCGGCCACGAAGCGCTGCACTTCGACACCGGATTCCAGTGGGCCGTGCGCACCCCGGAGTGGAAGCTGCGCGGCGTGGACCCCACCACCGGGCACCGCGACCACCTGCTCGCCGTCGAGCACACCGATATCGGCCAGGGCCTCACCCTGGTGCCGATGGGCTCGGATCCGGCGCCGGGCAGCGAATCCGCGGCGGCTGACGTCTCCGCGCAGCATCCGGAGGTCGTCGCCGAGCTGACCGCGCTGCACGAGCAGTGGCGGGAGAGCCTCCAGGCCGTCTGA
- a CDS encoding NAD(P)-dependent oxidoreductase — MELLQSFDLTILLSDPYVSEEEARALGTELVTLEELFRRSDVVSLHAPDVPSTQGMVTGALLASMREGTTFINTARPALVDLDALREQVVSGRLSAVLDVNDDLAPDDPLWEAPSVSITPHIAGSLGNELHRLGESALEEIRRLCAGRPAFAPVDPGALAIIA, encoded by the coding sequence ATGGAGCTGCTGCAGAGCTTCGACCTGACGATCCTGCTCAGCGACCCGTACGTGAGCGAGGAGGAGGCGCGAGCCCTGGGAACGGAGCTCGTGACCCTGGAGGAGCTGTTCCGCCGTAGCGACGTCGTCAGCCTGCACGCCCCGGATGTCCCGTCCACGCAGGGGATGGTGACCGGGGCGCTGCTGGCCTCGATGCGCGAGGGCACCACCTTCATCAACACCGCGCGCCCGGCCCTCGTCGACCTCGACGCCCTGCGGGAGCAGGTGGTCTCCGGGCGCCTCAGCGCAGTCCTCGACGTGAACGACGACCTCGCCCCCGACGATCCCCTGTGGGAGGCGCCGTCGGTCTCGATCACCCCGCACATCGCCGGCTCCCTGGGGAACGAGCTGCACCGGCTCGGCGAGAGCGCCCTCGAGGAGATCCGGCGGCTGTGCGCAGGACGGCCCGCCTTCGCCCCCGTGGACCCCGGCGCCCTGGCGATCATCGCCTGA
- a CDS encoding substrate-binding domain-containing protein gives METPTESVWSRSGRRSLKFEELASQLRSRIRSGAWTPGTKLPTENELIQESGFSLTTVRRAYESLVDEGLVTRRRGAGTFVSDRRPQRETRQGRVGILIPETALYYAKVLQGLETTLAARRVSLTLATSNYKVEQEREALQSILADGVRGIIVVPTFSAGRAQENLRRIEALQNLKIPVVLLERSLPELGAADPSEHVVSDHAGGGFDAMQHLLGLGHERIGLVLRRVPYTAPGIRAGYRTACEVDGLQEVVIADEMGAWNAERADRALAELLEHGCTAALVFGDREAALLEGAASRRGIVVPRDLALVSYDDELTELAEVPLTAMSPAKYHLGSTAAEVMLRRIENGPSSPVLQVRLRPHLVIRESCGASSIGGPAGA, from the coding sequence ATGGAGACCCCGACGGAATCGGTGTGGAGCCGCAGCGGGCGCCGCAGCCTGAAGTTCGAGGAGCTCGCCTCGCAGCTGCGCAGTCGGATCCGCTCCGGTGCCTGGACCCCGGGGACGAAGCTGCCCACGGAGAACGAGCTGATCCAGGAATCGGGGTTCTCCCTCACGACCGTGCGACGCGCCTATGAGTCGCTCGTGGACGAGGGGCTGGTGACCCGGCGGCGGGGAGCGGGCACCTTCGTCAGCGACCGCAGGCCGCAGCGCGAGACTAGGCAGGGGCGGGTCGGGATTCTGATCCCCGAGACCGCGCTGTACTACGCGAAGGTGCTCCAGGGGCTGGAGACCACGCTCGCCGCCCGACGTGTCTCCCTCACCCTCGCGACCAGCAACTACAAGGTCGAGCAGGAGAGGGAAGCGCTGCAGTCGATCCTTGCCGATGGGGTGCGGGGGATCATCGTGGTGCCGACCTTCAGTGCCGGGCGGGCGCAGGAGAACCTGCGGAGGATCGAGGCGCTGCAGAATCTCAAGATCCCCGTCGTGCTGTTGGAGCGCTCACTGCCCGAGCTCGGCGCCGCAGACCCGTCGGAGCACGTGGTCTCCGATCATGCGGGAGGTGGGTTCGACGCCATGCAGCACCTTCTCGGTCTCGGGCACGAGCGCATCGGCCTGGTGCTTCGCCGCGTTCCGTACACGGCTCCCGGCATACGTGCCGGATACCGTACCGCCTGCGAAGTCGATGGCCTCCAGGAGGTCGTGATCGCGGACGAGATGGGGGCGTGGAACGCCGAACGTGCCGACCGTGCTCTCGCCGAGCTGCTCGAGCACGGCTGCACCGCCGCGCTGGTGTTCGGGGACCGGGAGGCGGCGCTCCTGGAGGGTGCGGCCTCGCGCCGGGGCATCGTCGTCCCCCGCGACCTCGCCCTGGTCTCGTACGACGATGAGCTCACCGAGCTGGCCGAGGTGCCGCTGACCGCGATGTCCCCGGCGAAGTACCACCTCGGCTCGACGGCGGCGGAGGTGATGCTGCGCCGGATCGAGAACGGTCCCAGCTCACCGGTGCTCCAGGTCAGGCTGCGCCCTCATCTCGTCATCCGCGAGTCCTGCGGCGCCTCGAGCATCGGCGGGCCCGCCGGGGCCTGA
- a CDS encoding ABC transporter substrate-binding protein, with product MLHSATPTRRQLFALGAGGAAAVSLAACGGSSSGSGSGDSITYWSNWKEGESQQAVMKEAVAAFEEESGITVNVEWQGRQVTQKIVPALNTPQVPDIIDGAFAKLAPVLAATGQVLPLDDLFASEVEGEAITDIIPEKFRNESTMIDGSPWLLPTFLTSEAIWYDAGEHPEISEAPPADWEEFIALLDDLKSQGKTPLAADGDVGGYNVLWFQSLYLRLTGVGGLNELVSDKSGALWDGDAALEAARCVEQIVQGGYLIPGYDASKWPAQQQAWATNDAALLLNGSWIPTETAPYATKDFEYASFPMPSPDPSGETIMRAEPTGFVIPLQAKNPEAAAEFAKFLLRMDFQEKIASEAGQIPIREGIETIPELADISAAIDAADSTYLAADGITHSGYMETVMQPINDELFLGKISAEEFISSAKEAQISYWEAQL from the coding sequence GTGCTGCATTCTGCAACTCCGACACGACGTCAACTCTTCGCACTGGGCGCCGGCGGTGCCGCCGCGGTTTCCCTCGCCGCCTGTGGCGGCTCCTCCTCCGGCTCGGGCTCCGGTGATTCGATCACGTACTGGTCGAACTGGAAGGAGGGAGAATCCCAGCAGGCCGTCATGAAGGAGGCCGTCGCTGCCTTCGAGGAGGAGAGCGGCATCACGGTCAACGTGGAATGGCAGGGCCGCCAGGTCACGCAGAAGATCGTCCCGGCGCTGAACACACCGCAGGTCCCGGACATCATCGACGGCGCCTTCGCCAAGCTCGCTCCGGTCCTCGCCGCGACCGGGCAGGTCCTTCCGCTCGATGACCTGTTCGCCTCCGAGGTGGAGGGTGAGGCGATCACGGACATCATCCCCGAGAAGTTCCGCAACGAGTCGACGATGATCGACGGCAGCCCGTGGCTGCTGCCGACCTTCCTCACCTCCGAGGCGATCTGGTACGACGCGGGAGAGCACCCCGAGATCAGCGAGGCTCCGCCGGCGGACTGGGAGGAGTTCATCGCCCTGCTCGACGACCTGAAGAGCCAGGGCAAGACCCCCCTCGCCGCGGACGGCGACGTCGGTGGCTACAACGTCCTCTGGTTCCAGTCGCTCTACCTGCGCCTGACCGGTGTCGGCGGCCTGAACGAGCTGGTCTCCGACAAGAGCGGGGCTCTCTGGGACGGCGATGCAGCGCTCGAGGCGGCCCGCTGCGTGGAGCAGATCGTCCAGGGCGGCTATCTCATCCCCGGCTATGACGCCTCCAAGTGGCCTGCCCAGCAGCAGGCCTGGGCCACGAACGACGCCGCCCTGCTGCTGAACGGCTCGTGGATCCCGACGGAGACCGCCCCGTACGCCACCAAGGACTTCGAGTACGCTTCCTTCCCGATGCCCTCACCGGACCCGTCGGGGGAGACGATCATGCGGGCGGAGCCCACCGGCTTCGTCATCCCGTTGCAGGCGAAGAACCCCGAGGCCGCAGCCGAGTTCGCGAAGTTCCTGCTGCGTATGGACTTCCAGGAGAAGATCGCCTCCGAGGCCGGTCAGATCCCGATCCGAGAGGGCATCGAGACCATCCCCGAGCTGGCAGACATCTCTGCCGCGATCGACGCGGCGGACAGCACCTACCTGGCCGCGGACGGCATCACCCACTCGGGATATATGGAGACGGTGATGCAGCCGATCAACGACGAGCTGTTCCTCGGCAAGATCAGCGCCGAGGAGTTCATCTCGTCGGCGAAGGAAGCACAGATCTCCTACTGGGAAGCGCAGCTCTGA